In one Apteryx mantelli isolate bAptMan1 chromosome 9, bAptMan1.hap1, whole genome shotgun sequence genomic region, the following are encoded:
- the MRPS22 gene encoding small ribosomal subunit protein mS22 has protein sequence MAALGARGWLRGSAAAVPSRLWRAAPALWGRRARGQDAAAGSSDTRPAFTDEAVQNLLYKMTGLNLQKVFRPVKKELKPPKYKLMTEAQLEEATRKAIEEAKEKLRMPPVLNEREPIDDILAEDKILEGTETTKYVFTDLTYSIPHRERFIVVREPSGVLRKASWEERDRMIQIFFPKEGRRVIPPVIFKDEHLATVFQQDRHEDILNMCIAQFEPDSPDYIRVHHRTYDDIEKHAKYDLLRSTRHFGGMVWYLVNRKKTDGLLIDMLHRDLLDDTTSLITLYHMLHPECQSAKEAKEGKLQGVDLIKVFVKSESQKEGYIQLALQAYQEAVATSTAS, from the exons ATGGCGGCGCTGGGGGCGCGCGGGTGGctgcggggcagcgccgcggcggtgcCCTCGCGGCTGTGgcgcgcggcgccggcgctgtgggggcggcgcgcgcgcggccaGGACGCGGCGGCCG GAAGCAGCGATACCAGACCTGCCTTCACCGATGAAGCCGTTCAGAATTTGCTCTACAAAATGACGGGGCTGAACTTGCAGAAGGTTTTTCGACCGGTTAAAAAGGAGCTTAAACCGCCCAAGTACAAGCTCATGACAGAAGCGCAGCTGGAAGAG GCCACAAGAAAAGCTATTGAGGAAGCTAAAGAAAAACTAAGAATGCCTCCCGTTTTGAATGAACGAGAGCCAATTGATGATATATTAGCAGAAGACAAAATCCTTGAAGGAACTGAAACTACAAAATACGTGTTTACTGATTTAACTTACTCCATTCCACATCGT GAGCGTTTCATTGTAGTTAGAGAACCAAGTGGTGTATTACGCAAAGCATCCTGGGAAGAACGAGACAGAATGATACAGATATTCTTCCCAAAAGAAGGGCGCAGAGTCATTCCCCCGGTCATATTCAAGGATGAACACCTTGCG ACTGTGTTTCAGCAGGACCGTCATGAGGATATCCTTAACATGTGCATTGCACAGTTTGAGCCAGATTCACCTGACTATATCAGA GTTCATCATCGGACATACGATGACATTGAGAAACATGCTAAGTATGATCTGCTCCGTTCAACAAGGCACTTTGGAGGAATGGTATGGTATCtagtaaacagaaagaaaacgGATGGCTTACTAATAGATATGCTCCACAGAGACTT GTTGGATGATACTACAAGTTTAATCACACTGTATCATATGCTTCATCCTGAATGTCAATCAGCTAAAGAAGCTAAAGAAGGAAAACTTCAGGGAGTGGACCTGATCAAG GTATTTGTGAAAAGTGAATCACAGAAAGAAGGCTATATACAACTGGCCCTTCAGGCTTATCAAGAAGCAGTGGCTACTTCTACAGCTTCGTGA